In one Streptomyces sp. T12 genomic region, the following are encoded:
- a CDS encoding NADH-quinone oxidoreductase subunit J: MSPASSAALTTAADTHGFLSPTGVEIAFLLVGLVTFGAALVTVTTRQLVHAALWLVVTLGGLAVEYLLLSAEFIAWVQVLIYVGSVVVLLLFGLMLTKAPIGRSPDADSGNRWAALAVALASAATLIWVVVDAFRTTWIDLDGPAAGSTRATGESLFQNWVLPFEGLSVLLLAALVGAIVLSRQAKETAADGPGTGAGAGNRTVPGAPSATAAPAPAAPAPATPAPAAPSEKEPR; the protein is encoded by the coding sequence GTGAGCCCTGCCTCCTCTGCCGCGCTGACCACGGCCGCCGACACGCACGGCTTCCTCTCCCCGACCGGCGTCGAGATCGCCTTCCTCCTCGTCGGCCTGGTCACGTTCGGCGCCGCGTTGGTCACCGTCACCACCCGGCAGCTGGTGCACGCCGCCCTGTGGCTGGTGGTCACGCTCGGTGGCCTCGCCGTGGAATACCTCCTGCTCAGCGCCGAGTTCATCGCCTGGGTGCAGGTCCTCATCTACGTCGGTTCCGTCGTCGTCCTCCTCCTGTTCGGACTGATGCTCACCAAGGCCCCCATCGGCCGCTCCCCGGACGCCGACTCCGGCAACCGCTGGGCCGCCCTCGCCGTGGCTCTCGCCTCCGCGGCCACCCTGATCTGGGTGGTCGTCGACGCCTTCCGCACGACCTGGATCGACCTCGACGGCCCCGCCGCCGGCTCCACCAGGGCCACCGGCGAAAGCCTCTTCCAGAACTGGGTCCTCCCCTTCGAGGGCCTCTCCGTCCTCCTCCTCGCCGCCCTGGTCGGCGCGATCGTCCTGTCCCGACAGGCGAAGGAGACCGCCGCGGACGGGCCCGGAACCGGCGCCGGGGCGGGCAACCGCACCGTGCCGGGCGCGCCCTCGGCGACCGCCGCCCCCGCTCCCGCCGCCCCCGCTCCCGCCACCCCCGCTCCCGCCGCCCCGAGCGAGAAGGAGCCGCGCTGA
- a CDS encoding complex I subunit 1 family protein: MNDALDVTLRLLIVFVVFLTFPLIIGQTEHKVMAHMQGRLGPMYAGGFHGWAQLVADGVKFAQKEDVVPAGADRRIFQLAPAVALLPYLLVLLAIPIGPGEGAVGEVIDAGIFFVLAVMGVGVLGSLMAGWASANKFSLLGGLRTAAQLLAYELPMLLTAASVAMAAGTVSLPGILDAFEWWWLPWQIVGAIVFFVAGLAELQRPPFDMPVADSEIIFGAYTEYTGLRFALFLLAEYAGIVVLCGLTTVLFLGGWHGPWGADGLGWVWTLLKAAVLAFIVIWLRVTYPRLREDQLQKLSWTLLVPLSLAQIALTGIVKVVIQ; encoded by the coding sequence GTGAACGACGCGCTCGACGTCACCCTGCGACTCCTGATCGTCTTCGTCGTCTTTCTCACCTTCCCCCTGATCATCGGCCAGACCGAGCACAAGGTGATGGCCCACATGCAGGGCCGCCTCGGCCCGATGTACGCCGGCGGCTTCCACGGCTGGGCCCAGCTCGTCGCCGACGGCGTGAAGTTCGCGCAGAAGGAGGACGTCGTCCCGGCAGGCGCGGACCGCCGTATCTTCCAGCTCGCCCCCGCAGTGGCCCTCCTCCCGTACCTGCTCGTCCTCCTCGCCATCCCCATCGGCCCGGGCGAGGGCGCGGTCGGCGAGGTCATCGACGCGGGCATCTTCTTCGTCCTGGCGGTCATGGGCGTAGGCGTCCTCGGCTCACTCATGGCCGGCTGGGCCTCCGCCAACAAGTTCTCCCTCCTCGGCGGCCTGCGCACCGCCGCCCAGCTCCTCGCTTACGAACTCCCGATGCTGCTCACCGCCGCCTCCGTGGCGATGGCGGCCGGTACGGTCTCCCTCCCCGGCATCCTCGACGCCTTCGAGTGGTGGTGGCTGCCCTGGCAGATCGTCGGCGCGATCGTCTTCTTCGTCGCCGGACTGGCCGAGCTGCAGCGCCCGCCGTTCGACATGCCCGTAGCCGACTCGGAGATCATCTTCGGCGCCTACACCGAGTACACCGGCCTCCGTTTCGCTCTCTTCCTCCTCGCCGAGTACGCCGGAATCGTGGTCCTGTGCGGCCTGACCACCGTCCTCTTCCTGGGCGGCTGGCACGGCCCTTGGGGCGCCGACGGCCTCGGCTGGGTGTGGACCCTGCTCAAGGCGGCCGTCCTCGCCTTCATCGTGATCTGGCTCCGTGTCACCTATCCCCGCCTGCGCGAGGACCAGCTCCAGAAGCTCTCCTGGACCCTCCTCGTCCCCCTCTCCCTCGCCCAGATCGCCCTCACCGGCATCGTCAAGGTGGTGATCCAGTAA
- a CDS encoding NADH-quinone oxidoreductase subunit I: MAAPLPPSRPRIPGSGLAKGLAVTLRTMTKKSVTAQYPDTQPDLAPRTRGVIGLFEENCTVCMLCARECPDWCIYIDSHKETVPAATPGGRERSRNVLDRFAIDFSLCMYCGICIEVCPFDALFWSPEFEYAETDIRELTHERDKLREWMWTVPAPPALDPGAEEPKEIAAARKTAEKLAAAQAEPTEPTEPQGGES; encoded by the coding sequence ATGGCTGCGCCTCTCCCGCCCTCCCGGCCCCGTATTCCTGGCAGTGGCCTGGCCAAGGGCCTGGCCGTCACCCTCCGCACGATGACGAAGAAGTCCGTCACCGCGCAGTACCCGGACACCCAGCCCGACCTCGCGCCCCGCACCCGCGGCGTGATCGGCCTGTTCGAGGAGAACTGCACGGTCTGCATGTTGTGCGCCCGCGAGTGCCCGGACTGGTGCATCTACATCGACTCCCACAAGGAGACGGTCCCGGCGGCGACCCCGGGCGGCCGCGAACGCAGCCGCAACGTCCTCGACCGCTTCGCCATCGACTTCTCCCTGTGCATGTACTGCGGTATCTGCATCGAGGTCTGTCCTTTCGACGCCCTGTTCTGGTCCCCGGAGTTCGAGTACGCCGAGACCGACATCCGCGAGCTCACCCACGAGCGCGACAAGCTTCGCGAGTGGATGTGGACCGTCCCGGCCCCGCCCGCCCTCGACCCCGGCGCGGAGGAACCCAAGGAGATCGCCGCCGCCCGCAAGACCGCCGAGAAGCTGGCGGCCGCTCAAGCCGAGCCGACCGAGCCGACCGAGCCGCAGGGGGGCGAGTCGTGA
- the nuoK gene encoding NADH-quinone oxidoreductase subunit NuoK yields MHLAYPAVLSALLFCTGLYGVLARRNAILVLMSVELMLNAVNLNLVAFDVWLSKAAEETLHSGQALTLFTITIAAAEIGIGLAIVLAVYRNRGTSDIDKLRDTAESHDTDGPDHDASTAPQAEKAEATA; encoded by the coding sequence ATGCACCTCGCCTATCCCGCAGTACTCTCCGCCCTCCTCTTCTGCACCGGCCTGTACGGCGTCCTCGCCCGCCGCAACGCGATCCTGGTCCTGATGTCGGTCGAGCTGATGCTCAACGCCGTCAACCTCAACCTGGTCGCCTTCGACGTCTGGCTCAGCAAGGCCGCCGAGGAGACCCTGCACTCCGGCCAGGCCCTGACCCTGTTCACCATCACCATCGCCGCCGCCGAGATCGGCATCGGCCTGGCGATCGTCCTTGCCGTCTACCGCAACCGCGGCACCTCGGACATCGACAAGCTCCGCGACACCGCCGAGAGCCACGACACCGACGGCCCCGACCACGACGCCTCCACGGCCCCGCAGGCCGAGAAGGCTGAGGCCACCGCGTGA
- a CDS encoding NuoM family protein — MIDINESVMQFLLAFVVVGPLLGAAAALLPAPPGLKGKSPEQAVLRHGVTVTGAVLIAAIVLALGFDHDQPSKMQASTDISWIPALDVRIHLGIDGISLPLLVLTALLTFLCALYSYFKQPSGPAPKAFVALLLVLESGTLASFAVLDLLLFFLAFEMVLIPMYFLIARWGGEGRAEAAWKFILFTLLGSVVMLLGLLLIGIKAGTFDMVALATDNGRSLTTSVQVTAVLAIGIGLAVKTPMWPLHSWLPDAHTAAPTVGSVLLAGVLLKMGTYGFVRILLPIAPDGFADFAPYLAAFAVVGIIYGSLACLALAKQGAKGDLKRLIAYSSVGHMGFVLLGIATMTPTGVNGALFANIAHGLITGLLFFLVGALKDRTGTTDLDALAEQTGAALYGKAPRLGGLLAFAAVASLGLPGLAGFWGEMLALFGAFEPAAELSRPAFLTFMAIGAFGTLLTAAYLLVVVRRVCMGAAPQDAPKLADVQTYEFAAWTPLVALTVVAGLWPKTLLGLTDPAVQQLLAGGTR; from the coding sequence GTGATCGATATCAACGAGTCCGTGATGCAGTTCCTTCTGGCGTTCGTCGTCGTCGGCCCGCTCCTCGGCGCCGCCGCCGCTCTCCTGCCCGCCCCGCCCGGGCTGAAGGGGAAGTCGCCCGAGCAGGCCGTGCTGCGGCACGGCGTGACCGTCACCGGCGCTGTCCTCATCGCCGCGATCGTCCTCGCGCTCGGCTTCGACCACGACCAGCCGTCGAAGATGCAGGCCAGCACGGACATCAGCTGGATCCCCGCACTCGACGTGCGCATCCACCTCGGCATCGACGGCATCTCCCTCCCCCTTCTCGTCCTGACCGCGCTGCTGACCTTCCTCTGCGCGCTCTACTCGTACTTCAAGCAACCCTCGGGCCCGGCTCCGAAGGCCTTCGTCGCACTGCTGCTCGTCCTGGAGTCCGGCACCCTCGCCAGCTTCGCCGTCCTCGACCTGCTCCTCTTCTTCCTCGCCTTCGAGATGGTCCTCATCCCGATGTACTTCCTCATCGCCCGCTGGGGCGGCGAGGGCCGGGCCGAGGCCGCCTGGAAGTTCATCCTCTTCACGCTGCTCGGCTCCGTGGTCATGCTGCTCGGCCTGCTCCTGATCGGAATCAAGGCGGGCACATTCGACATGGTGGCACTCGCCACTGACAACGGCCGGTCGCTGACCACATCCGTGCAGGTCACCGCCGTTTTGGCGATCGGGATCGGGCTCGCGGTCAAGACGCCGATGTGGCCGCTGCACAGCTGGCTGCCCGATGCTCACACCGCCGCGCCGACCGTCGGTTCGGTCCTGCTGGCCGGCGTCCTGCTGAAGATGGGCACGTACGGGTTCGTCCGGATCCTCCTGCCGATCGCCCCCGACGGCTTCGCCGACTTCGCGCCGTACCTCGCCGCCTTCGCCGTCGTCGGAATCATCTACGGATCCCTGGCCTGCCTGGCCCTCGCCAAACAGGGCGCGAAGGGCGACCTCAAGCGCCTCATCGCCTACTCCTCTGTCGGCCACATGGGCTTCGTCCTGCTCGGCATCGCGACGATGACCCCGACCGGCGTGAACGGCGCCCTGTTCGCCAACATCGCCCACGGCCTCATCACCGGCCTTCTCTTCTTCCTGGTCGGCGCGCTGAAGGACCGCACGGGGACCACCGACCTCGACGCCCTCGCCGAGCAGACCGGCGCCGCGCTCTACGGCAAGGCACCGCGTCTCGGCGGCCTGCTCGCGTTCGCCGCGGTCGCCTCCCTCGGATTGCCGGGCCTCGCCGGGTTCTGGGGCGAGATGCTCGCCCTGTTCGGCGCGTTCGAGCCCGCCGCTGAGCTCAGCCGCCCGGCCTTCCTCACCTTCATGGCGATCGGCGCCTTCGGCACGCTGCTCACGGCCGCGTACCTGCTCGTCGTGGTCCGCCGCGTCTGCATGGGCGCCGCACCGCAGGATGCCCCGAAGCTCGCCGACGTCCAGACGTACGAGTTCGCCGCCTGGACCCCGCTCGTCGCCCTCACCGTCGTCGCCGGACTGTGGCCGAAGACCCTCCTCGGCCTGACCGACCCGGCCGTGCAGCAGCTCCTCGCAGGAGGCACCCGATGA
- a CDS encoding NADH-quinone oxidoreductase subunit L: MTTTTLAVLVPLLPFLGAAAGLLLGRTAPGFVRPLAVLPTLASLVLAAVVAVRQGGDQAINAATELTPTGSVPIELALYIDGFAALVAVLVGVVATCVQIYSTGYLREDPRYPSYAALVSLFTSAMLLVVYSGDLMVLLVGWELMGICSYFLVGHYWETPEARAASIKAFLVTKLGDVPFLIGLFALATDAGSFRITKVLGTVASGGLDHPTLIALLLLAGVAGKSAQFPLHTWLPDAMAGPTPVSALIHAATMVAAGVYFIARLLPVFEASQAAMIVLAVMAAVTMIGSGLAALAQDDIKRVLAYSTIGQLGYMTGALAVADRGAAVFHLLSHGAFKALLFLAAGVIIHAAGTNSLAAMSRMTHLRNRVPDAYWTMTVALLALAAIPPFSGFFSKESVLGAAEHVATGHAERVPGSAGWIVLVAGLLTALLTAAYAMRLWLLAFRGRGAEAPDHGRQPLTMTVVLWVLAVPSLAIGALAYRVLPDWFDGRDLAPTLTTSVLGTGVALVGGIVTYAAWRHTTAVAARVPLGAVAAHPEGDAAQVEAEAIASHAPVYGGVAYAPDPADPGRLLLGPLHRHAAVGFHLDAVYRALFVRPVQAGASLVRFLDREVVDTYVRGAGALPRWLGIAVRRAQTGNVQTYVSALLAGTVVLAVAAVLVATGA; the protein is encoded by the coding sequence GTGACCACGACCACCCTCGCCGTCCTCGTCCCCCTTCTGCCGTTCCTCGGCGCCGCAGCCGGCCTACTCCTGGGCCGCACGGCACCCGGCTTCGTCCGCCCGCTCGCCGTCCTGCCGACGCTCGCGTCCCTCGTGCTCGCCGCGGTGGTCGCCGTGCGTCAGGGCGGCGACCAGGCGATCAACGCCGCCACCGAGCTCACGCCCACCGGCTCGGTCCCGATCGAACTCGCCCTGTACATCGACGGCTTCGCCGCCCTCGTCGCCGTACTCGTCGGCGTCGTCGCCACCTGCGTGCAGATCTACTCGACGGGCTACCTCCGCGAGGACCCGCGCTACCCCTCCTACGCCGCGCTCGTCTCCCTGTTCACCTCCGCGATGCTGCTCGTCGTCTACTCCGGCGACCTGATGGTGCTGCTGGTCGGCTGGGAGCTCATGGGCATCTGCTCGTACTTCCTGGTCGGCCACTACTGGGAGACCCCGGAGGCCCGCGCCGCCTCCATCAAGGCCTTCCTGGTGACCAAGCTCGGTGACGTCCCCTTCCTCATCGGCCTGTTCGCGCTGGCCACCGACGCCGGGTCCTTCCGCATCACGAAGGTCCTCGGCACCGTCGCGAGCGGCGGACTCGACCACCCGACCCTGATCGCCCTGCTGCTCCTCGCGGGCGTGGCGGGCAAGTCGGCGCAGTTCCCGCTGCACACCTGGCTCCCCGACGCGATGGCAGGCCCGACGCCCGTCTCCGCGCTGATCCACGCCGCGACGATGGTCGCCGCCGGTGTCTACTTCATCGCTCGTCTCCTCCCGGTCTTCGAGGCCTCGCAGGCCGCGATGATCGTCCTCGCCGTGATGGCTGCCGTCACGATGATCGGCTCGGGCCTCGCCGCGCTCGCCCAGGACGACATCAAGCGCGTCCTCGCCTACTCGACGATCGGCCAGCTCGGCTACATGACCGGCGCCCTCGCCGTCGCCGACCGCGGTGCCGCCGTCTTCCACCTCCTCTCGCACGGCGCCTTCAAGGCGCTGCTGTTCCTCGCGGCCGGCGTGATCATCCACGCCGCCGGCACCAACTCGCTGGCCGCCATGTCCCGCATGACCCACCTGCGCAACCGCGTGCCCGACGCCTACTGGACGATGACCGTGGCGCTCCTCGCGCTCGCCGCGATCCCGCCGTTCAGCGGCTTCTTCTCCAAGGAGTCCGTCCTCGGCGCCGCCGAGCACGTAGCCACCGGCCACGCCGAGCGCGTGCCCGGCTCCGCGGGCTGGATCGTCCTCGTCGCCGGCCTGCTCACGGCCCTGCTCACCGCGGCGTATGCGATGCGCCTGTGGCTGCTGGCCTTCCGTGGCCGGGGCGCCGAGGCCCCCGACCACGGCAGGCAGCCGCTGACGATGACCGTGGTGCTGTGGGTGCTCGCCGTCCCGTCTCTCGCCATCGGCGCGCTCGCCTACCGCGTGCTCCCCGACTGGTTCGACGGCCGCGACCTCGCCCCGACCCTCACCACCTCCGTCCTCGGCACGGGCGTGGCGCTGGTCGGCGGCATCGTCACCTACGCGGCCTGGCGGCACACCACGGCCGTGGCAGCGCGCGTCCCGCTCGGCGCGGTCGCGGCCCATCCGGAGGGCGATGCCGCCCAGGTCGAGGCCGAGGCCATCGCCAGCCACGCACCCGTGTACGGAGGAGTGGCCTACGCACCCGACCCGGCAGACCCCGGTCGGCTGCTGCTCGGCCCACTGCACCGCCACGCGGCCGTCGGCTTCCACCTCGACGCCGTGTACCGGGCGTTGTTCGTCCGCCCGGTACAGGCCGGCGCGAGTCTCGTCCGGTTCCTGGACCGCGAGGTCGTCGACACCTACGTCCGTGGGGCGGGTGCTCTACCCCGCTGGCTCGGCATCGCCGTACGGCGCGCCCAGACCGGCAATGTGCAGACCTATGTGAGCGCGCTGCTCGCCGGCACCGTCGTCCTCGCGGTCGCCGCCGTCCTCGTCGCCACGGGAGCGTGA
- a CDS encoding NADH-quinone oxidoreductase subunit N, translating to MSSLAQPLAESVVQSVDWLAIAPPTIAAVVGLAVLVADLFVAENKKALLGWTSVVGLAAAGLLLLPLLDGDRSTFCLTGDPDVCSYTADRFTLVIQFLVLGGALLAALLSVTALKDADKGLPEGEFWFLLLSSSAGAALLPASRDLATLIVALEVASLPAFALVGLRYGDRKSSEAALKFFLSSVTATAVSLMGISFVYASTGTLYLTQIADRIQNVDGQLQTLTQAGVVLTLVGFAFKTAAVPFHFWVPDTYVGAPLPVAAYLSVVGKAVGFTGLILVTVVALPSYADVWGPALAALAALTMTVGNVGALRQQATRAYSAVRLLAWSSVGQAGYLLVPIAAAAYSDDGERSIGSTVAYALMYTAVNLGAFAVAALVGRTKTLNRLSDYRGLYARNPLSALILAFFLLCLAGLPPGIIGLFAKVTVFSVAVDAGLGWLAVVMAVNVVIALFYYLQWTALLFRAPEGEPVKHLVPAPVTATMALTGVVGIALSGAPQLILRFADTGLF from the coding sequence ATGAGCTCCCTGGCCCAGCCCCTGGCCGAGTCGGTGGTCCAGTCCGTCGACTGGCTCGCCATCGCGCCGCCCACCATCGCGGCGGTCGTCGGACTCGCAGTCCTCGTCGCCGACCTGTTCGTCGCGGAGAACAAGAAGGCCCTGCTCGGCTGGACGTCCGTGGTCGGCCTGGCGGCCGCCGGGCTCCTGCTGCTGCCCCTCCTGGACGGCGACCGCTCCACCTTCTGCCTCACCGGTGACCCCGACGTCTGCAGCTATACGGCCGACCGCTTCACCCTCGTCATCCAGTTCCTGGTCCTCGGTGGCGCCCTCCTCGCGGCCCTCCTGTCGGTCACCGCCCTCAAGGACGCCGACAAGGGACTCCCCGAAGGGGAGTTCTGGTTCCTGCTGCTCTCCTCCTCCGCCGGAGCCGCCCTGCTGCCGGCGTCCCGAGACCTGGCGACCCTCATCGTCGCCCTCGAGGTCGCCTCACTCCCCGCATTCGCGCTGGTCGGCCTGCGCTACGGCGACCGCAAGTCCTCCGAAGCGGCCCTGAAGTTCTTCCTGTCCTCGGTCACCGCGACCGCCGTCAGCCTCATGGGCATCAGCTTCGTGTACGCCTCCACGGGGACCCTCTACCTCACCCAGATCGCCGACCGCATCCAGAACGTCGACGGACAGCTCCAGACCCTCACCCAGGCCGGAGTCGTCCTCACCCTGGTCGGCTTCGCGTTCAAGACGGCAGCCGTGCCCTTCCACTTCTGGGTGCCGGACACGTACGTGGGAGCGCCCCTGCCGGTCGCCGCCTACCTGTCGGTCGTCGGCAAGGCGGTCGGCTTCACCGGCCTGATCCTCGTCACCGTCGTCGCCCTCCCGTCGTACGCCGACGTCTGGGGCCCGGCCCTCGCGGCACTCGCCGCCCTCACCATGACCGTCGGCAACGTCGGCGCCCTGCGCCAGCAGGCCACGCGCGCGTACAGCGCGGTACGCCTGCTCGCCTGGTCCTCCGTCGGCCAGGCCGGCTACCTCCTGGTGCCGATCGCGGCCGCCGCGTACTCCGACGACGGTGAGCGGTCCATCGGCTCCACCGTCGCCTACGCCCTCATGTACACCGCCGTGAACCTCGGAGCTTTCGCGGTGGCCGCACTCGTCGGCCGTACGAAGACCCTCAACCGCCTCAGCGACTACCGCGGCCTGTACGCGCGAAACCCCCTGTCCGCCCTGATCCTGGCCTTCTTCCTGCTCTGCCTCGCCGGGCTCCCGCCGGGCATCATCGGTCTCTTCGCCAAGGTCACCGTCTTCTCCGTCGCCGTCGACGCGGGCCTCGGCTGGCTGGCCGTCGTCATGGCCGTCAACGTCGTGATCGCGCTGTTCTACTACCTCCAGTGGACGGCCCTGCTGTTCCGCGCCCCCGAAGGCGAGCCCGTCAAGCACCTCGTCCCCGCGCCCGTGACGGCCACGATGGCCCTCACCGGCGTCGTCGGCATCGCCCTGTCCGGAGCCCCTCAGCTGATCCTGCGCTTCGCCGACACCGGGCTCTTCTGA